A genomic segment from Macrobrachium rosenbergii isolate ZJJX-2024 chromosome 58, ASM4041242v1, whole genome shotgun sequence encodes:
- the LOC136837184 gene encoding uncharacterized protein, with protein sequence MEQGHYDNLMEELLTQAPDLYRNFICIDRGLFNETVERVTPYIQKKVTFWRKLIEPGLRVAITLRFFATGDSYKSLQYSFWVAHNTISYIVPETCRAIVAAFRDEELQVPQTPVAWQEVARGFEEWWNFPHIIGSIDGKHIRLRNLPKMVRITSTTRSSSPWYYLQLLMLHTSSYTSTWVPLGQSQTVVYLPRPDWLKCCSKRK encoded by the coding sequence atggagcaaggtcattatgacaacctgatggaggagttgttaacccaagccccagacctgtacagaaattttatcTGCATTGACAGGGGCCTCTTCAATGAAACTGTTGAACgagtcacaccctacattcagaagaaagtgacattctggaggaaactcattgagccaggcctacgggttgctatcaccctacgttTCTTCGCTACAGgcgattcatacaagagtctgcaatactcgttctgggtagcccacaacaccattagttacatcgtaccagagacctgcagggccattgttgctgccttcagGGATGAGGagctgcaggtgccacaaacacctgtagcttggcaggaggttgcacggggttttgaggaatgGTGGAACTTCCCCCACATAATTGGATCTATAGATGGCAAACATATTAGGCTCCGTAACCTCCCCAAGAtggtacgcattacttcaactacaagaagttcttctccatggtattacttgcagctgctgatgcttcatacaagttcctacacgtcgacgtgggtgccattgggtcagagtcagacggtggtgtatttgcccagacccgactggctgAAATGCTGTAGCAAGAGGAAGTAA